In Pectinophora gossypiella chromosome 5, ilPecGoss1.1, whole genome shotgun sequence, a genomic segment contains:
- the LOC126366796 gene encoding uncharacterized protein LOC126366796, with protein MSEKTTQLEAGQQLVKKTMDSLVEQRQTTEKVSIQARQEFREQYQESYEEEFEEETFIDEHGNETTKRVESSSESKEHSKSADVRVKASGLNAEQMKALTDCASQAGQLALDSKAAN; from the coding sequence ATGTCTGAGAAAACTACTCAACTGGAGGCCGGACAACAGCTTGTCAAAAAGACCATGGACTCGCTGGTGGAACAGAGACAAACCACAGAGAAGGTCTCCATCCAAGCGAGGCAAGAGTTCCGCGAACAATACCAAGAGAGCTACGAAGAAGAATTCGAAGAGGAGACTTTTATTGATGAGCACGGAAATGAAACCACGAAGAGGGTCGAGTCGAGCAGTGAGAGCAAAGAGCACTCCAAGAGCGCAGACGTCAGGGTGAAGGCATCAGGACTGAACGCAGAGCAGATGAAGGCATTGACCGACTGCGCCAGTCAGGCGGGGCAACTAGCACTTGACTCCAAGGCAGCCAACTAA